Proteins from one Paenibacillus amylolyticus genomic window:
- a CDS encoding ABC transporter substrate-binding protein yields MLFKKAWYRMTLPVLLVMAIFMSGCTQNEAVEPAAPEKENTAPQTRILSTMMGDVTVPLTPERVVVDWNIGHVLAVGVTPVGVPSSLLDYGMFLRDKLGDSADLGNHSEVSLEKMVELEPDLIITWDQEKFQTYSKIAPTVVFVPDQYDSMEAEVTAMGEILNREAEAVAWNESFKQRIAAAQAKIKGVIPDDATFTVADFNFLKNPAIIGNSANRGGRAAYELLGLTPAPKVKSDILDRGKENLEASAEVFGEYVGDYLLMMVTEGTKDHSLLPNVWDNLPAVQNNHIFKLDIHKYFTADPYTSILQAEEIADRLASGQTELN; encoded by the coding sequence ATGTTGTTTAAGAAAGCTTGGTATCGTATGACCCTGCCTGTTTTGTTGGTCATGGCCATATTCATGAGTGGTTGTACCCAGAACGAGGCCGTGGAGCCAGCCGCGCCAGAAAAAGAAAACACCGCACCACAGACAAGAATACTTTCCACAATGATGGGAGACGTTACCGTACCCCTCACCCCCGAGCGGGTTGTCGTCGACTGGAATATAGGACATGTTCTGGCTGTCGGCGTAACACCTGTTGGTGTGCCGAGCAGCCTGTTGGATTATGGCATGTTCCTGCGTGACAAACTTGGCGATAGCGCAGATTTGGGTAACCATAGCGAGGTTTCACTTGAGAAAATGGTGGAGCTGGAGCCGGATCTGATTATCACGTGGGATCAGGAGAAATTTCAGACCTATTCCAAAATCGCTCCGACTGTTGTATTTGTACCGGATCAGTATGATTCCATGGAAGCCGAAGTGACCGCCATGGGCGAGATTTTGAATCGCGAAGCCGAAGCCGTCGCGTGGAACGAATCGTTTAAACAACGGATCGCTGCGGCTCAGGCCAAAATCAAAGGCGTCATTCCGGACGATGCCACATTCACCGTTGCCGATTTCAACTTTTTGAAGAACCCCGCCATTATCGGCAATAGTGCCAATCGTGGTGGAAGAGCAGCCTATGAATTGCTTGGACTGACTCCAGCACCCAAGGTGAAATCCGATATTCTGGACCGAGGTAAAGAAAACCTGGAAGCTAGCGCAGAAGTATTTGGAGAATACGTGGGTGATTACCTGCTGATGATGGTTACGGAAGGCACGAAGGATCATTCCCTGTTGCCTAATGTCTGGGACAACCTGCCTGCGGTACAGAACAATCATATCTTCAAACTGGATATCCATAAATATTTTACCGCTGATCCCTACACCTCCATTCTACAAGCCGAAGAGATCGCAGATCGACTCGCGAGTGGACAAACGGAGCTGAACTAA
- a CDS encoding aminotransferase class I/II-fold pyridoxal phosphate-dependent enzyme: MNFAKRMDHFNEGIFTRLLEIKRRRLENGQPVIDLSVGTPNIPPAQHIITALCEAAADPANYIYAVNDQSELLQAASDWYKQRYQVELDPATQICSLLGSQEGLAHISLSIVDEGDLVLVPDPCYPVFADGPLLAGAELYYMPQKEENGYVIQLEDIPEDIAHRAKFMLVSYPNNPTTAMAPDEFYLDLIAFAKKYELIVLHDNAYSELVFDGKSCGSFLAFPGAMDVGVEFNSLSKTYGLAGARIGFCVGNTTMVSMLKKLKSNMDYGMFLPIQKAAIAAITGDQSEVERVRAIYEQRRDILCEGFSQLGWPIAKPEATMFVWSRIPAHYNSSEQFSMDLVTHAGVIATPGSAFGPSGEGYVRFALVQDVDVLQQAVESVDYSGILKSS; this comes from the coding sequence ATGAACTTTGCTAAACGAATGGATCATTTCAATGAAGGAATCTTTACCCGGTTGCTGGAGATCAAGCGCCGCAGACTGGAGAACGGCCAGCCGGTTATTGATCTCAGTGTGGGTACGCCAAATATCCCACCTGCACAGCATATTATCACTGCACTATGCGAGGCCGCAGCAGATCCGGCTAATTATATATATGCTGTGAATGATCAGAGTGAGTTGCTGCAAGCTGCAAGCGATTGGTACAAGCAGCGCTATCAGGTCGAATTGGACCCGGCAACACAGATCTGTTCCTTGCTTGGTTCACAGGAAGGGCTTGCACATATATCCCTCTCCATTGTAGATGAAGGTGATCTGGTGCTGGTCCCTGACCCTTGTTATCCCGTCTTCGCAGATGGACCACTACTGGCAGGTGCAGAGCTGTATTATATGCCGCAAAAAGAAGAAAACGGATATGTCATTCAGCTTGAAGATATTCCGGAGGATATCGCTCATCGGGCGAAATTCATGCTGGTCTCCTATCCCAACAATCCAACAACTGCAATGGCACCGGATGAGTTCTATCTCGATCTGATTGCCTTTGCCAAGAAATATGAACTTATCGTGCTTCACGATAATGCTTACAGTGAACTCGTATTTGACGGAAAGTCATGCGGCAGCTTCCTGGCATTCCCTGGCGCCATGGACGTTGGAGTGGAATTCAATTCTTTGTCCAAAACGTACGGACTGGCTGGGGCACGAATCGGCTTCTGTGTGGGCAATACAACCATGGTATCCATGCTGAAAAAGCTAAAATCCAATATGGATTACGGGATGTTTCTGCCGATCCAAAAAGCAGCAATTGCCGCGATTACCGGCGATCAATCCGAGGTTGAACGGGTCAGAGCGATATATGAACAGCGCCGAGACATCCTCTGTGAGGGCTTCAGCCAACTCGGTTGGCCTATCGCCAAACCGGAAGCAACCATGTTTGTATGGAGCCGCATTCCGGCTCACTACAACAGCTCGGAGCAATTTTCCATGGATCTGGTGACACATGCGGGTGTCATTGCAACCCCAGGCAGTGCCTTTGGCCCTTCCGGCGAAGGCTACGTGCGATTCGCGCTTGTTCAGGATGTTGACGTATTGCAGCAAGCTGTGGAATCCGTCGATTACAGCGGGATTCTGAAATCCAGCTAA
- a CDS encoding iron-siderophore ABC transporter substrate-binding protein: MKKGLNGLLIMLAFVLVLAGCGKTTTTTDTSQGSNSGSAPAEETAGPVTVKHKRGELKLDKPAERVVTLEWTYTEDVVALGVQPVGNADNANYKVWVTSEAALDDSVTDIGTRGEPNLEAIAALKPDLIIANADNNNAVYDQLNAIAPTIEFDPYDGDGYNYDKMTEIFNTIATALGKEDKAKEVLSDLDQHYADAKEKLAAAGKENFNFALTQAFTYQNAVSLRMFTDNSVVIGTLDKIGLVNDWKPEKVENYGFSTVGIESLSDVQDTNFIYITQPDDDVFGTAMKDNSVWNGLNFVKEKRTYQLDSKTWTFGGPISSKVLVDGVVEAITK, from the coding sequence ATGAAAAAAGGGTTGAACGGATTGTTGATCATGCTGGCCTTTGTGCTGGTTTTGGCGGGTTGTGGTAAAACCACGACTACAACAGATACAAGTCAAGGTTCGAATTCGGGTAGTGCTCCAGCTGAAGAAACAGCAGGTCCTGTTACCGTGAAGCATAAACGTGGAGAGCTCAAGCTGGACAAGCCTGCAGAGCGTGTCGTTACACTTGAATGGACTTATACCGAAGATGTCGTTGCTCTGGGTGTTCAGCCAGTAGGTAATGCGGATAACGCTAACTATAAAGTGTGGGTAACATCCGAAGCAGCATTGGATGACAGTGTAACGGATATCGGAACACGCGGTGAACCGAATCTGGAAGCTATTGCTGCATTGAAGCCCGATCTGATCATTGCTAACGCAGACAATAACAATGCGGTTTATGATCAACTGAATGCAATTGCACCAACCATTGAATTCGATCCGTATGATGGCGATGGCTATAATTATGACAAAATGACAGAGATCTTTAATACCATTGCTACAGCTCTTGGTAAAGAAGACAAAGCAAAAGAAGTTCTTAGTGATCTCGATCAACACTATGCAGATGCCAAAGAAAAACTGGCTGCTGCGGGTAAAGAAAACTTCAACTTTGCACTGACACAAGCGTTCACATATCAAAATGCAGTCAGCCTGCGTATGTTTACCGACAACTCGGTTGTGATTGGAACATTGGACAAAATTGGATTGGTTAACGATTGGAAGCCCGAGAAAGTTGAGAACTATGGCTTCTCTACAGTAGGCATTGAATCGTTATCCGATGTACAGGACACTAACTTCATTTATATTACACAGCCAGATGATGATGTCTTTGGCACAGCAATGAAAGATAACTCGGTTTGGAACGGACTGAACTTTGTGAAGGAAAAACGCACCTATCAACTGGATAGCAAAACATGGACATTTGGTGGACCGATTTCCTCCAAAGTACTGGTTGATGGCGTAGTAGAGGCGATTACCAAATGA
- a CDS encoding AraC family transcriptional regulator, producing MNIEEYGALWEHITIRLLDIRIMTVNISEEPDTWMLPSNAFLLVTNGKGKIWLGQVMHQIKSTYVLHASKGTRLSCLAKKPLEIHMLSYSSPESERANTESSLTNTGSDSLQVSFGFEPIYPLPLIEIMQWIYRQWNDLQSTGRIQTKALFYEWLAEMLKQMQEQGKNKTKLDRVDQAVRYLNRHYGEPLKMEQVANMLECTPRYLNQLFQLQLNTSPSRVLSHIRMEQAMKLLVSTKGTLQEIAERVGYENGYTLSRYFKKHYGVSPGFYRKRRESSGSIPDIAPKTCQPHSLLESHYPEWSERTVPIIEAERIRPAQENTDLTGMQVRKSSAPAVPRAGTRVFASSMGEITIPDKPGRVVVDWNLGEVLALGVTPLGAPHSLIECNQMLVPYIGDQVQNIGNHNFISVEKVLELEPDLIITWNPAAYASYARIAPTVVYGGSGYGSVEEEIREMGRILNRHTEAETWIKEYGRRVHAVRQTITSKFSIEKTFTVIDPNWGEHITLVGETGTRGGKATYGLLNLKPAGKVRQEAAGAGIGIPERCAGCGRRVSGGLPVGVG from the coding sequence ATGAACATAGAAGAATATGGGGCATTATGGGAGCATATAACCATCCGATTACTGGATATTCGAATCATGACCGTTAACATCAGTGAAGAACCTGATACGTGGATGCTTCCCTCGAATGCTTTTTTATTGGTTACGAATGGCAAGGGGAAGATCTGGCTAGGGCAAGTGATGCATCAGATTAAAAGCACTTATGTTCTGCACGCCTCCAAAGGAACGCGCTTGAGTTGTCTGGCTAAGAAGCCGCTGGAAATACATATGTTGTCTTATTCGTCACCAGAGTCAGAGAGGGCCAATACGGAAAGTTCCCTAACCAATACTGGGTCAGATTCTCTGCAAGTCAGTTTTGGGTTTGAACCAATATATCCACTGCCCTTAATTGAAATCATGCAATGGATATACAGACAGTGGAATGATCTACAGTCAACAGGTCGGATTCAAACCAAGGCGTTGTTCTACGAATGGCTCGCCGAGATGCTGAAACAAATGCAAGAGCAGGGAAAGAATAAAACGAAGCTGGATCGGGTAGATCAGGCGGTGCGGTATCTGAACCGTCACTATGGGGAACCACTCAAAATGGAACAGGTAGCTAACATGCTGGAATGCACTCCGAGATATCTGAACCAATTGTTTCAGCTTCAATTGAACACAAGTCCCAGTCGTGTGCTGTCACATATTCGGATGGAACAGGCGATGAAACTATTGGTAAGTACGAAAGGGACCTTACAGGAAATTGCAGAGAGAGTAGGCTATGAGAATGGCTATACGCTAAGTCGCTATTTCAAGAAGCATTATGGGGTTTCGCCGGGGTTTTACAGAAAGCGTCGAGAGAGTAGCGGTAGCATTCCAGATATAGCCCCGAAAACATGCCAACCACACTCCCTTCTGGAAAGTCATTATCCGGAATGGAGCGAACGAACGGTACCTATAATTGAAGCTGAACGAATTCGGCCAGCTCAAGAGAATACAGACCTAACAGGAATGCAGGTGAGGAAGTCCTCGGCGCCTGCGGTGCCAAGAGCCGGAACTCGGGTGTTTGCCTCAAGCATGGGCGAGATTACAATACCGGATAAACCTGGTCGTGTTGTTGTGGACTGGAATTTGGGAGAAGTACTGGCACTGGGGGTGACACCTCTTGGAGCACCGCATTCACTCATTGAATGCAACCAGATGCTGGTGCCTTATATCGGTGATCAAGTACAGAATATCGGCAATCATAATTTTATCTCGGTTGAAAAGGTGCTTGAACTGGAACCGGATCTGATTATTACCTGGAATCCTGCTGCCTACGCTTCCTATGCCCGGATTGCACCTACGGTTGTCTATGGAGGCAGTGGGTACGGCTCTGTCGAGGAGGAGATCCGTGAGATGGGGCGTATTCTGAATCGCCATACAGAAGCCGAAACATGGATCAAGGAATACGGGCGGAGAGTACATGCTGTACGACAAACGATCACCAGCAAGTTCTCCATAGAGAAGACATTTACAGTGATTGATCCAAACTGGGGAGAACATATTACCCTTGTGGGAGAGACGGGTACTCGTGGAGGTAAGGCAACCTACGGATTACTGAACCTGAAGCCGGCAGGCAAGGTTCGCCAGGAGGCTGCTGGAGCCGGGATTGGAATACCTGAACGTTGCGCGGGGTGCGGTAGGCGGGTATCTGGAGGATTACCTGTTGGTGTTGGATAA